From the Leptospira sp. WS60.C2 genome, one window contains:
- a CDS encoding helix-turn-helix domain-containing protein, with the protein MSPDSVSLTLLLEFLWMGSGAIFCLIWSLSNLVKNHKKSDLLWSFILFSTGLWLLTGAFMFTGFYLFLPGIVFVHIPFIFLSASFLYVYLDHLFLEKEIHLSLYSFLPSMVSLFLLVPYYLESQSGKIEILNTISSSEYGSVLSFLNFGIKLSILLSVGLFLIREWFPNVMLSVFFTKRAIYSLVFILLIWIDLFVGSIGFGFQIPIFRKLSAYLLPILMYFYYFTRELWDPFVSDVRENIQKNKYEKSKLVSVPLETIDQKLYQLMSEKVFCDEDLNLAKLAEMVGVKSGQLSEYFYKRYGFGFYHYINQFRIEEAKRYLSESTERSILSIADAVGFNSKSTFNRVFLEKVGVTPSDFRKQTIAKKQTDL; encoded by the coding sequence GTGAGTCCAGATTCAGTCTCGCTTACTCTTTTATTAGAATTTTTATGGATGGGATCTGGAGCGATTTTTTGTCTGATCTGGTCATTATCCAATTTAGTCAAAAACCACAAAAAATCTGACCTCTTGTGGTCATTCATCTTGTTCTCTACAGGCTTATGGTTGTTAACTGGTGCCTTTATGTTTACAGGATTCTATCTGTTTCTTCCAGGTATTGTTTTCGTACACATTCCATTTATCTTTTTGTCTGCATCGTTTCTATATGTCTACTTGGATCATTTGTTTTTAGAGAAAGAGATCCATCTTTCCCTTTATTCCTTTCTTCCATCGATGGTTTCGCTTTTTCTTTTGGTACCTTATTATTTAGAATCACAGTCAGGAAAAATTGAAATTCTAAATACGATTTCCTCTTCCGAGTATGGATCGGTTCTTTCGTTTCTCAATTTTGGAATTAAACTATCGATTCTTCTTTCTGTTGGATTGTTTCTCATAAGAGAATGGTTCCCTAATGTGATGTTGTCAGTATTCTTCACGAAACGTGCGATTTATTCTTTGGTGTTTATCCTTTTGATTTGGATCGACTTGTTTGTGGGAAGCATTGGTTTTGGATTCCAGATTCCAATCTTTCGGAAACTGAGTGCCTATCTTCTACCCATCTTAATGTATTTCTATTATTTTACGCGAGAATTATGGGATCCATTTGTTTCCGATGTTCGAGAAAACATTCAAAAGAATAAATACGAAAAGTCAAAGTTAGTTTCTGTTCCTTTGGAGACTATCGATCAAAAACTGTATCAATTAATGAGTGAAAAAGTCTTTTGTGATGAAGATTTAAATCTCGCAAAACTTGCCGAAATGGTTGGTGTGAAGTCGGGCCAATTGTCGGAATACTTTTACAAACGATATGGATTTGGATTTTATCATTACATCAACCAATTTCGAATCGAAGAGGCAAAACGTTATTTATCAGAATCAACAGAAAGATCAATTCTTTCCATCGCGGATGCAGTTGGTTTTAATTCCAAATCCACGTTCAATCGTGTATTTTTAGAAAAGGTGGGAGTGACTCCATCCGATTTTCGAAAACAAACAATTGCTAAAAAACAAACAGATCTTTAA
- a CDS encoding long-chain fatty acid--CoA ligase, with translation MRTMIDFYLNLPIRFGKQNAFATRMGAGVYQCKTYSELLTDAKNLAAGLSDSLSERDKVAIFADNSYEWMQTSIATTLLGAIDVPRASDVTDQDILYILNHSESKVLFVETISVLEKVIRLEKELEFLKEIILFDPPKGSLGIKSKSIKIKTLQELVETGIQKRKQDSFDQMFLNHTIKESDLFTMIYTSGTTGTPKGVMLTHRNILFQLEHLPLRLKKGDKTLSILPIWHIFERIFEIFSLSYGACTYYSSVRTLKEDLRFVKPHFMASAPRLWESIYSGIKGTLNKSSQTKQKMFSLSLFFAKRFFHSRQVITGNVLDIHPLVFWRQWIRFVYHFVRFFLVCFPYFFFDFLVLSKIRKATGGELRGSVSGGGALPFHVDEFFNMIGIPVLEGYGMTETAPVLAMRTFEEIIPGSVGKLFPQTELRLVDLHTGEVFLDTEIGQFVFGRKGEIHVKGKQVMAGYYKNPDATNKVLVNGWLNTGDLGIFTSNHNLRIVGRSKETIVLLGGENVEPVPIESKILESEWIDQCMVVGQDQKFLSALVYPNLNRFEGISETNFWNQKELIQKMEAEIKTKVNSQTGFKSFERVVGVIVIPKPFEVGDELTAKLSLKRHVITEKYKKEIETLYQSK, from the coding sequence ATGCGAACCATGATAGATTTTTATTTAAATCTCCCAATTCGATTTGGCAAACAAAATGCATTTGCCACGAGGATGGGAGCAGGGGTTTACCAATGTAAAACCTATAGCGAATTATTGACCGATGCTAAAAACTTAGCTGCAGGACTCTCGGACAGTTTGTCGGAAAGAGATAAGGTAGCGATTTTTGCTGACAACTCTTATGAATGGATGCAAACGAGCATTGCCACAACCTTACTTGGTGCCATTGATGTTCCACGAGCATCGGATGTGACTGACCAAGACATTCTATACATTCTCAATCATTCTGAATCCAAAGTACTGTTTGTTGAAACTATTTCTGTTTTAGAAAAGGTCATTCGCTTAGAAAAAGAATTAGAATTTCTGAAAGAAATCATTTTGTTTGATCCACCGAAAGGGAGTTTGGGTATTAAGTCCAAATCCATCAAAATCAAAACATTGCAAGAGTTAGTTGAAACTGGAATACAAAAAAGAAAACAAGACTCTTTTGATCAAATGTTTCTGAATCATACAATCAAAGAATCCGATCTTTTTACAATGATTTATACCTCTGGTACGACAGGTACACCAAAGGGAGTGATGTTGACGCATCGGAATATACTCTTTCAATTAGAACATTTACCGTTGCGTTTGAAAAAAGGAGACAAAACCTTATCGATTTTACCAATTTGGCATATCTTTGAACGTATCTTTGAGATCTTTAGCTTATCATATGGAGCTTGTACATACTATAGTAGCGTCCGTACCCTAAAAGAAGATTTGCGTTTTGTCAAACCTCACTTCATGGCTTCGGCACCGAGGTTATGGGAAAGTATTTACTCTGGAATTAAAGGAACCTTAAATAAATCTTCACAAACAAAACAAAAAATGTTTTCATTGTCTTTATTTTTTGCTAAGAGATTTTTTCATTCCAGACAAGTGATCACAGGGAATGTTCTCGATATTCATCCACTTGTTTTCTGGAGACAATGGATACGATTTGTGTATCATTTTGTTCGATTCTTTCTAGTCTGTTTTCCCTATTTCTTTTTCGATTTCTTAGTCTTATCAAAAATTAGAAAGGCAACTGGAGGGGAGCTCAGAGGCTCTGTTTCAGGAGGGGGAGCGCTACCTTTCCATGTTGATGAGTTCTTTAATATGATTGGTATTCCTGTTTTGGAAGGCTATGGAATGACAGAGACAGCTCCCGTTCTTGCCATGCGAACCTTTGAAGAAATCATTCCAGGTTCTGTCGGGAAACTTTTTCCGCAAACAGAACTTCGTTTGGTGGATCTTCACACAGGTGAAGTGTTTCTCGATACAGAAATTGGTCAATTTGTGTTTGGTAGAAAAGGAGAGATCCATGTAAAAGGAAAACAAGTGATGGCTGGATACTATAAAAATCCTGATGCAACAAACAAGGTTTTGGTGAACGGTTGGTTGAATACAGGTGATTTGGGTATTTTTACATCCAATCACAATTTAAGAATTGTAGGTCGATCCAAAGAGACAATAGTCTTGTTAGGTGGTGAAAACGTAGAACCAGTTCCAATTGAATCAAAAATTCTAGAATCTGAATGGATTGATCAGTGTATGGTGGTCGGGCAAGACCAAAAATTTTTAAGTGCTCTTGTTTATCCCAATTTAAATCGTTTTGAAGGAATTTCCGAAACAAACTTTTGGAATCAAAAAGAATTGATTCAAAAAATGGAAGCTGAAATCAAGACCAAAGTTAATTCACAAACTGGATTTAAATCGTTTGAACGTGTTGTGGGAGTGATTGTGATTCCGAAGCCATTTGAAGTTGGAGACGAACTCACAGCAAAGTTGTCTCTCAAACGGCATGTGATTACAGAGAAATACAAAAAGGAAATTGAAACCCTATACCAGTCTAAGTAG